One window from the genome of Jiangella alba encodes:
- a CDS encoding Imm1 family immunity protein: protein MLARYLPPNTDTPRESSISSEQDLDRLLAEAADLRTERGIPTLELIAPNGATLVIAQAGNGVVIMWIDALGESMHSVGSTDTQGTVVFDYYGSYTEVPAEFVVPPELGKAAALEVAAKGQPFVPGLTMAPD from the coding sequence ATGCTCGCCCGATACTTACCACCCAACACGGATACCCCGCGAGAATCGTCGATCTCGTCGGAACAGGATCTCGATCGCCTCCTGGCCGAGGCAGCGGATCTCCGAACCGAACGCGGCATCCCTACTCTAGAACTCATCGCACCCAACGGCGCAACCTTGGTTATCGCCCAGGCTGGAAATGGTGTGGTCATTATGTGGATCGACGCGCTCGGCGAGTCCATGCACAGCGTGGGATCCACGGATACTCAAGGCACTGTCGTATTCGACTACTACGGGTCGTACACAGAAGTCCCCGCGGAATTCGTAGTTCCACCGGAGCTTGGCAAGGCGGCGGCACTGGAGGTCGCCGCCAAAGGCCAGCCCTTCGTGCCGGGGCTAACTATGGCCCCTGATTGA
- a CDS encoding DUF6112 family protein — MQSHSHATQYPGAVDISPNDDGLPGIAALRDIVGAGMTIGLILSVLALIVAAVIWGFGANSSNPHMASRGKTGVLVACGAAILCGAAVTLVNFFWDVGQGIS; from the coding sequence ATGCAGAGCCATTCCCATGCGACGCAGTATCCGGGCGCGGTCGACATCTCACCAAACGATGACGGACTGCCAGGCATAGCCGCACTACGGGACATCGTCGGCGCGGGGATGACGATCGGGCTGATCCTGTCGGTCCTCGCGCTGATCGTTGCCGCGGTGATCTGGGGGTTCGGCGCCAACTCGTCCAACCCGCACATGGCGAGCCGCGGGAAAACCGGCGTGTTGGTGGCGTGCGGTGCGGCGATCTTGTGCGGCGCCGCAGTGACGTTGGTGAACTTCTTCTGGGACGTCGGGCAGGGCATCTCCTGA
- a CDS encoding conjugal transfer protein TrbL produces MRRRSDVGELLLGRRAGHLLMRAAMGICDVPVIAEVCSLGGEAAGALVAAPFDWLAQAVGGAAAWMFESVWAIFDTTTLVDLTSEQYVAVYNVVFGVAIFVMLVFFFLQVASGLIRREPAVLWRAVLGLAKSVLGSFVVITLTAMLLEVVDQLCVGIVHATGTTMEEMGERIAAMALGLTAISVAAPGVGAILTIVLGGLAVAGAAIVWGTLLIRKALLLVAIVVAPLALSGASWDATRGWIGRWATFVLALIVSKLVIVLVFLVAAAQVSSPLDFDLASIADPIAGIVLMFIAAFAPYMTYRFISFMGIDLHHAVSAEQESKAAVGRPAPMSAQQLAGLATVVGGPAAGTAGGAGRAVSAPGPSGAAATSANAGPPAAAAAGGTAAAKAAGLSRPSEPTEDGQPAAAGDASGERRPSPHAAAGNERGDGPETPTGGPDRPASADSPDLKAPGSEQEQPRPSIDPTPSPRTAGPMPDEAPPAQPPTPTPQTPPARPEPTPRTPQRPPAGDGGPDGH; encoded by the coding sequence GTGCGGCGCCGCAGTGACGTTGGTGAACTTCTTCTGGGACGTCGGGCAGGGCATCTCCTGATGCGGGCGGCGATGGGTATCTGCGATGTCCCGGTGATCGCCGAGGTCTGCAGCCTCGGCGGCGAGGCGGCCGGCGCGCTGGTGGCGGCGCCGTTCGACTGGCTGGCTCAAGCCGTCGGCGGCGCGGCGGCCTGGATGTTCGAGAGCGTGTGGGCGATCTTCGACACGACCACGCTGGTGGACCTGACGTCGGAGCAGTACGTCGCGGTCTACAACGTGGTGTTCGGTGTCGCGATCTTCGTGATGCTGGTCTTCTTCTTCCTGCAGGTCGCCTCCGGGCTGATTCGCCGCGAACCGGCCGTCCTGTGGCGGGCCGTGCTGGGGCTGGCGAAGTCGGTGCTGGGGTCGTTCGTGGTGATCACGCTGACGGCGATGCTGCTGGAGGTCGTCGACCAGCTGTGCGTGGGGATCGTGCACGCGACCGGGACCACGATGGAGGAGATGGGCGAGCGGATCGCCGCGATGGCGCTCGGGCTGACGGCGATCAGCGTCGCCGCGCCCGGTGTCGGGGCGATCCTGACGATCGTGCTCGGCGGGCTGGCTGTCGCTGGCGCGGCGATCGTGTGGGGCACGCTGCTGATCCGCAAGGCGCTGCTGCTGGTCGCGATCGTGGTGGCGCCGCTAGCGCTGTCCGGGGCGTCGTGGGACGCGACCCGCGGCTGGATCGGCCGCTGGGCAACGTTCGTGCTGGCCCTGATCGTGTCCAAGCTGGTCATCGTGCTGGTGTTCCTGGTCGCGGCAGCGCAGGTGTCGTCGCCGCTGGACTTCGACCTGGCCTCGATCGCGGATCCGATCGCCGGGATCGTGCTGATGTTCATCGCCGCGTTCGCTCCGTACATGACGTACCGGTTCATCAGCTTCATGGGCATCGACCTGCACCACGCGGTTTCGGCCGAGCAGGAGTCGAAGGCCGCGGTCGGGCGCCCCGCACCAATGTCGGCGCAGCAGCTCGCCGGTCTGGCCACGGTCGTCGGTGGTCCCGCAGCTGGGACAGCTGGTGGTGCCGGCCGTGCCGTCAGCGCTCCCGGGCCGAGTGGCGCGGCGGCCACGTCCGCAAATGCGGGGCCGCCGGCCGCAGCTGCGGCCGGCGGGACCGCGGCTGCGAAGGCGGCGGGCTTGTCGAGGCCGTCTGAGCCGACCGAGGATGGCCAGCCGGCCGCAGCGGGGGACGCATCCGGGGAACGCCGCCCGTCGCCGCACGCCGCTGCCGGGAACGAGCGGGGCGACGGTCCGGAGACACCCACGGGCGGCCCGGATCGGCCTGCATCCGCGGACAGCCCCGACTTGAAGGCTCCGGGTAGCGAACAGGAGCAGCCGCGGCCCAGCATCGACCCGACGCCGTCGCCCAGGACGGCAGGGCCGATGCCCGACGAGGCACCGCCGGCACAGCCTCCGACCCCGACCCCTCAGACACCGCCCGCGAGGCCCGAGCCGACGCCGCGCACGCCGCAACGTCCGCCGGCCGGTGACGGAGGTCCGGATGGCCACTGA
- a CDS encoding SCO6880 family protein yields the protein MATDSGPGLVAVKFSRLTRRGVLLGLSVAQLVSVSLGIGTGVVGLYVAGGTGLVLSSPFLVGVALLTWVPVGGRKLVEWLPLAGHWLVRSLVRQLAYRRRIVKPRPSGTLALPGDAAALRHYDDPETGAVMVHDPHAATLTVVLEVKHPSFVLLDPADQQRRVTGWSRVLATCCRSGRIARLQVLERTLPDSGAGLTAWWREHGVDDGSWVARTYGELVERAGPVGEQHVTTVSLALDLKAAGRAIRSAGGGLRGAAHVLRQEMTTLATALRSADLTPSPWFTPDDLAVALRTAYDPAVATALQRASDVGRSLATAGPVAVEETWDRLRSDSAHHAVLWISEWPRTQVFPGFLHPVLLTSGVRRSVTLLCDPLRTDRAARDIRKRRTEYVSDAAQRARLGQIEDAQQTAEYHDVLQQESDLVAGHGVLRYTGLIALSAPTIDELESAVAQLEQAAIQASCETRRLVGQQAQAFTAAALPLCRPL from the coding sequence ATGGCCACTGACTCCGGACCCGGCCTGGTCGCGGTGAAGTTCTCCCGGTTGACCCGCCGCGGCGTCCTGCTGGGCCTGTCGGTGGCGCAGCTGGTCAGCGTGTCGCTGGGCATCGGCACCGGCGTCGTAGGCCTCTACGTCGCCGGCGGCACCGGCCTCGTGCTCAGTTCCCCGTTCCTCGTCGGCGTCGCGCTGCTGACCTGGGTCCCGGTCGGCGGTCGCAAGCTCGTCGAGTGGCTCCCGCTGGCCGGGCACTGGCTGGTCCGCAGCCTTGTGCGGCAGCTGGCGTATCGCCGCCGGATCGTGAAGCCACGCCCGTCCGGCACGCTCGCGCTGCCGGGCGATGCCGCGGCGCTGCGTCACTATGACGACCCGGAGACCGGCGCGGTCATGGTGCACGACCCGCACGCCGCGACGCTCACCGTCGTGCTCGAGGTGAAGCACCCGTCGTTCGTCCTGCTGGATCCCGCGGACCAGCAGCGGCGCGTGACCGGGTGGAGCCGCGTGCTGGCGACCTGCTGCCGTTCCGGGCGGATCGCCCGACTTCAGGTGCTGGAACGGACCCTGCCGGACTCCGGCGCCGGGCTCACTGCCTGGTGGCGAGAGCACGGCGTCGACGATGGCTCCTGGGTCGCACGCACCTACGGCGAGCTGGTCGAGCGGGCCGGCCCGGTCGGCGAGCAGCACGTCACCACCGTCTCGCTCGCGCTGGACCTCAAGGCAGCTGGCCGTGCGATCCGCTCGGCCGGTGGTGGCCTGCGCGGCGCGGCGCACGTCCTGCGCCAGGAGATGACCACCCTGGCGACCGCGCTCCGCTCGGCCGACCTCACGCCGTCGCCGTGGTTCACGCCCGACGATCTCGCCGTCGCGCTGCGCACGGCCTACGACCCAGCCGTCGCCACGGCGCTCCAACGGGCCAGCGACGTCGGCCGCAGCCTCGCCACCGCCGGCCCGGTCGCCGTCGAGGAGACCTGGGACCGGCTCCGCTCCGACAGCGCCCACCACGCCGTCCTCTGGATCTCCGAATGGCCCCGCACCCAGGTCTTCCCCGGCTTCCTCCACCCTGTCCTGCTGACCAGCGGGGTGCGCCGCAGCGTGACGCTGCTCTGCGACCCGCTGCGCACCGACCGCGCCGCCCGCGACATCCGCAAGCGACGCACCGAGTACGTCTCCGACGCCGCACAGAGGGCCAGGCTCGGGCAGATCGAGGACGCCCAGCAGACCGCGGAGTACCACGACGTCCTGCAGCAGGAATCCGACCTGGTCGCTGGCCACGGCGTCCTGCGCTACACCGGCCTCATCGCCCTCTCCGCACCCACCATCGACGAACTCGAATCCGCCGTCGCCCAGCTGGAACAGGCCGCCATCCAGGCATCGTGCGAGACCCGCCGCCTCGTCGGGCAGCAGGCGCAGGCCTTCACCGCAGCCGCGCTCCCCCTGTGCCGGCCGCTCTGA
- a CDS encoding ATP-binding protein, with protein MADDSQRRLFTTSLIQPAAERRSQRRSRRAAATQLRQQELDRRADGGDRQLAERELTESLPRSGEPGPLALRTYRRLRIPRHQDTSATLGVAYPFLAESGLGADGVVVGQDLYSGAAVVYDPWVLYARGVITAPNVVLAGIVGSGKSSLAKSLYTRSIAFGRRVYVPGDPKGEHTPVAEAVGGRAIRLGHGLSTRLNPLDPGHRPAGLSDVEWRSTVAARRRDLLGALAETVLARPLSPLEHTAVDAALTSAVAAADVPVLPMVVDRILAPDPGADARLADDGRHVGHALRRLVGGDLAGLFDGPSTTEFDPSLPMISLDLSRVTENATLLSVLMTCASAWMESALLDPAGGQRWVVYDEAWRLMSHPALLRRMDAHWRLARHYGIANMLIFHKLSDLDTVGDAGSAARALATSLLANAETRIVYRQESDQLGVTGGLLGLTGTEQKLLPSLGTGQGLWRIKDRAFVVQHQLHPSELALFDTTTRMVPGR; from the coding sequence ATGGCCGATGACAGCCAGCGACGACTCTTCACCACTTCCCTCATCCAGCCTGCGGCCGAGCGACGCTCGCAGCGACGATCCCGTCGTGCCGCCGCCACCCAGCTGCGCCAGCAAGAGCTGGATCGCCGTGCCGACGGCGGCGACCGTCAACTCGCCGAACGCGAGCTCACGGAGTCGCTGCCTCGCTCGGGCGAACCCGGGCCGCTCGCGCTGCGGACCTACCGCCGACTGCGGATCCCCCGGCACCAGGACACGTCCGCCACACTCGGGGTGGCGTACCCGTTCCTCGCCGAAAGCGGCCTCGGCGCCGACGGCGTCGTCGTCGGGCAGGACCTCTACTCCGGCGCAGCCGTCGTCTACGACCCCTGGGTCCTCTACGCCCGCGGCGTCATCACCGCACCCAACGTCGTGCTGGCCGGGATCGTCGGGTCCGGAAAGTCGTCGCTTGCCAAGAGCCTCTACACCCGGTCGATCGCGTTCGGCCGACGCGTCTACGTCCCCGGCGACCCGAAGGGTGAGCACACCCCGGTTGCCGAGGCCGTCGGCGGTCGGGCGATCCGGCTCGGGCACGGGCTGTCCACCCGCCTCAACCCGCTCGACCCTGGGCACCGCCCGGCCGGCCTGTCCGACGTCGAATGGCGCAGCACCGTCGCCGCGCGCCGACGCGATCTCCTCGGCGCACTCGCCGAAACGGTCCTCGCGCGGCCGCTGTCCCCGCTGGAGCACACCGCCGTCGACGCCGCACTCACCTCGGCCGTGGCCGCGGCCGATGTGCCGGTGCTGCCGATGGTGGTCGACCGGATCCTGGCACCCGATCCCGGCGCCGACGCCCGCCTCGCTGACGACGGCCGCCACGTCGGCCATGCACTGCGTCGCCTGGTCGGCGGCGACCTGGCCGGACTGTTCGATGGCCCGTCGACGACCGAGTTCGACCCGTCGCTGCCGATGATCTCGCTCGACCTGTCCCGGGTCACGGAGAACGCGACCCTGTTGTCGGTGCTGATGACGTGCGCATCGGCGTGGATGGAGTCCGCGCTGCTCGACCCGGCCGGCGGGCAACGCTGGGTCGTCTACGACGAGGCCTGGCGACTCATGTCGCACCCCGCGCTGCTGCGCCGGATGGACGCGCACTGGCGGCTCGCCCGCCACTACGGCATTGCCAACATGCTGATCTTCCACAAACTGTCCGACTTGGACACCGTCGGCGACGCCGGCAGCGCCGCCCGCGCGCTCGCCACGTCACTGCTGGCCAACGCCGAGACCAGGATCGTCTACCGGCAGGAGTCCGACCAGCTCGGCGTCACCGGCGGACTGCTCGGGCTGACTGGGACCGAGCAGAAGCTGCTGCCGTCGCTCGGCACCGGACAGGGCCTGTGGCGGATCAAGGACCGCGCCTTCGTCGTCCAGCACCAGCTGCATCCCAGCGAGCTCGCGCTGTTCGACACGACCACCCGGATGGTTCCGGGTCGGTGA
- a CDS encoding TraM recognition domain-containing protein, with amino-acid sequence MNGRPGTTDDTLTNLGLGLLAAAVAGLGLLRAAASITAALTGRPQPDAGLTGGVAALQRPLEVDDAFASPGLSAGLYWTVVAATIGAVSFAAVVGWRLIRTRPATMRSRLARLAGGASRSEVTHAASPAALRRRAAVLRPSVRNPRPDDVGYFVGTSRGRQVWVTVEDSILLIGPPRSGKGVHIVISAILDAPGAVVTTSSRPDNVAATMRARERRGPVAVFDPERLVPGLPAGLRWSPVRGCEDALTAMVRAGGLATATSFSTVTNGDFWQGKTTAALQALLHAAALDARDTATLYRWALNPVAAGDAVRILQTNPAAADGWADSLDAMLSADPRTRDSIWQGVSLAMAPLADPGVLDAVSPRRGDSFDPEAFLRDGGTLYLLASGAAANASAPLVAAFVEDLTQTARRLAARSPGARLDPPLLLALDEIGNRAPLPSLPTLMADGGGSGITTMPVLQSMARARENWGDHNAAAIWDSAIVKIVLGGGSDSRELQDLSALLGERDEHTEAVTVERGGGRSTQRSVRRMPVMSADMLRMLPFGTAVVLLRTTPPIITRLRPWTRRPDGKQLARDRAAVEHLIRPS; translated from the coding sequence ATGAATGGCCGGCCCGGCACGACCGACGACACGCTGACGAACCTCGGGCTCGGGCTACTGGCCGCCGCCGTCGCAGGACTTGGACTGCTCCGCGCCGCCGCGAGCATCACCGCCGCCCTCACCGGACGCCCGCAACCCGACGCCGGCCTCACCGGCGGTGTGGCGGCGCTGCAGCGTCCGCTCGAGGTCGACGACGCGTTCGCCAGCCCCGGACTGAGCGCGGGCCTGTACTGGACCGTCGTGGCCGCCACCATCGGTGCCGTCAGCTTCGCTGCTGTCGTCGGGTGGCGGCTGATCCGAACACGCCCGGCGACTATGCGTAGCCGACTGGCACGGCTCGCCGGTGGCGCGTCCCGCTCCGAGGTCACGCACGCCGCCTCACCGGCCGCGCTGCGCCGGCGCGCCGCCGTCCTGCGCCCATCTGTGCGGAACCCGCGCCCCGACGACGTCGGCTATTTCGTCGGCACCAGCCGCGGGCGGCAGGTCTGGGTCACCGTCGAGGACTCGATCCTGCTGATCGGCCCGCCACGATCGGGCAAGGGCGTCCACATCGTCATCTCGGCCATCCTCGACGCGCCCGGCGCCGTCGTCACCACCTCCTCCAGGCCCGACAACGTCGCCGCGACCATGCGGGCCCGGGAACGCCGCGGTCCGGTCGCCGTCTTCGATCCCGAACGGCTCGTGCCCGGTCTGCCGGCCGGGCTGCGATGGTCGCCCGTGCGCGGCTGCGAGGACGCGCTCACCGCGATGGTCCGCGCCGGCGGACTCGCCACCGCGACCAGCTTCTCCACCGTCACCAACGGCGACTTCTGGCAGGGCAAGACCACCGCCGCCCTGCAGGCGCTGCTACACGCGGCCGCGCTGGACGCCCGCGACACCGCCACCCTCTACCGGTGGGCGCTCAACCCCGTCGCCGCCGGCGACGCCGTCCGCATCCTGCAGACCAACCCCGCAGCGGCCGACGGCTGGGCCGACTCCCTGGACGCCATGCTCTCCGCCGACCCGAGAACCCGCGACTCCATCTGGCAAGGCGTCTCTCTCGCCATGGCGCCGCTCGCCGACCCCGGCGTGCTCGACGCCGTCAGCCCACGCCGCGGCGACTCCTTCGACCCCGAAGCGTTCCTCCGCGACGGCGGCACCCTCTACCTGCTCGCCAGCGGCGCCGCCGCCAACGCCTCAGCCCCGCTCGTCGCCGCCTTCGTCGAAGACCTCACCCAAACCGCCCGCCGCCTCGCCGCCCGCTCCCCCGGCGCCCGACTCGACCCACCGCTACTGCTCGCCCTCGACGAGATCGGCAACCGCGCACCACTCCCCAGCCTGCCGACCCTCATGGCCGACGGCGGCGGCTCCGGCATCACCACCATGCCCGTCCTGCAGTCCATGGCCCGCGCGCGGGAGAACTGGGGCGACCACAACGCCGCCGCCATCTGGGACTCCGCCATCGTCAAGATCGTCCTCGGCGGCGGATCGGACAGCCGCGAACTCCAAGACCTCTCCGCTCTGCTGGGCGAGCGAGACGAACACACCGAAGCCGTCACCGTCGAACGCGGCGGCGGCAGATCCACCCAACGCTCGGTCCGGCGCATGCCGGTCATGTCCGCCGACATGCTGCGCATGCTGCCCTTCGGCACCGCCGTCGTCCTGCTGCGCACCACCCCGCCGATCATCACCCGGCTCCGGCCCTGGACCAGACGCCCGGACGGCAAGCAGCTCGCCCGCGACCGCGCCGCCGTCGAGCACCTCATCCGACCCTCCTGA
- a CDS encoding single-stranded DNA-binding protein — translation MKRYEGIYGFIASDPELTYNADNKPRLYVRIGINRFEPLPGGRRRRLPPTFHDLVQFERGAELTHDRFKKGDDFVAVGYVRSYTRTVDGKSKKDEQFVAYRLSHDGISTDYEVIRRPRTAKRDLAEPGAELHNQHAPAAPRQSQPQPSPAPPSTDDLTR, via the coding sequence GTGAAGCGCTACGAAGGCATCTACGGGTTCATCGCCTCGGACCCCGAACTCACCTACAACGCGGACAACAAGCCACGCCTCTACGTCCGCATCGGCATCAACCGCTTCGAGCCACTGCCCGGCGGCCGGCGCCGCAGGCTGCCCCCGACGTTCCACGACCTAGTCCAGTTCGAGCGTGGCGCCGAACTCACCCACGACCGGTTCAAGAAGGGCGACGACTTCGTCGCCGTCGGATACGTCCGCAGCTACACCCGCACCGTCGACGGGAAGTCCAAGAAGGACGAGCAGTTCGTCGCTTACCGGCTGTCGCACGACGGCATTTCGACGGACTACGAGGTCATCCGTCGTCCCCGAACCGCCAAGCGGGACCTCGCCGAACCCGGCGCAGAGTTGCACAACCAGCACGCACCCGCGGCCCCGCGGCAATCGCAGCCACAGCCGTCGCCCGCGCCGCCGTCCACCGACGACCTCACCCGCTGA
- a CDS encoding HEAT repeat domain-containing protein, producing MILTLEWLCAILAPREMAAHPNFFNDEDLTAAGALAATANFDEQTWRRVYGDARLASSVTDAELHHLEVIRDMSPFDGQSPTENARMLSSSLPVDRAVPIALLTVVALAAAECHEDALGLLQILVRRLEKEPWSQEKDVLLGVVELQEAFRRYERGLTEDYEALGPLMDSAENHLYGVGHEAWQQFRNSLGVEWGSDVTISHVLAELRASHTALKGALAPFGSDGWQSLVRQPAPYLTLTNFRRAFSAYESLVQQQWQSSPYSQTQTMFAEDPILLPLRAALLHAELMGDPGSSRQFRRDQALVLLVSPYEHLQSDRDGPITLLRRSRDEQMLRSALSKVRAEGPLEPLTADAKRLANRDGNPSSLTREALLVLRYAAQLLGAGEAQRAAVHVMAFAELVAGGEYVASARWESRSLLEVAAWSAVLALGEVAGDLSDIMLRLLARAQRPNESDALFAQRLPSAIAAVDWERLDPDVRNRWLEWVESQLHEQDTVDSLASNILDSTPWMLANLSPSLRSDLLERREGLRFAALVIDTVRSATAFPIDAHITDRSVAILRDDLDRLLIDARNGSFSFGGYSPVGMAASGIVDAGWSKLWPALLRTLRSENVLMQQKEPALHYLASNSHKISARRAVQLRKICFAMVDLDTPDLTFERSSSPPHPSCVALLWSLRSRTQDKHSIDEQVFRVAAHADARARRVAARMLGDTHEAAAPAWMPLLLVQLAGDDDATVRAEAALSLGRTVRTQRQWQETLTRALVPLLTDNSILVPLAALRGLSHPSALAPLHDESLSQAVIAAEAHPAAVVRREAGTAAQALTALQGRSRE from the coding sequence ATGATCCTTACCCTTGAGTGGTTGTGCGCGATATTGGCTCCGCGCGAAATGGCAGCGCACCCCAACTTCTTTAACGACGAAGACTTGACTGCTGCTGGTGCGCTGGCAGCCACCGCGAACTTCGACGAACAGACCTGGCGGCGAGTTTATGGCGACGCTCGGCTCGCGTCGTCGGTTACGGACGCGGAGTTACATCATCTCGAAGTCATCCGGGACATGTCGCCCTTCGATGGCCAGTCGCCGACGGAAAACGCTCGAATGCTAAGTTCCTCGCTTCCCGTTGATCGCGCGGTGCCCATCGCCCTGCTTACTGTAGTAGCGCTTGCAGCTGCAGAGTGCCATGAAGATGCTCTGGGCCTGTTGCAGATCCTCGTTCGGCGCCTAGAGAAGGAGCCTTGGTCTCAAGAAAAGGACGTGCTCCTAGGAGTTGTGGAGCTTCAGGAGGCCTTTCGACGGTACGAACGCGGACTGACCGAGGACTACGAGGCGCTCGGTCCACTGATGGATAGCGCAGAGAACCATCTATACGGGGTTGGACACGAGGCGTGGCAGCAGTTTCGAAACTCGCTAGGCGTGGAATGGGGAAGCGACGTAACAATAAGCCACGTGCTAGCGGAGCTTCGAGCCTCCCACACGGCCCTCAAGGGGGCCTTGGCTCCATTCGGCAGCGATGGCTGGCAGAGTCTCGTTCGGCAACCCGCACCCTATCTCACGCTCACTAACTTCCGACGCGCCTTTTCCGCTTACGAATCCCTTGTCCAGCAGCAGTGGCAATCAAGCCCATACTCGCAAACACAAACGATGTTCGCCGAGGATCCCATCCTTCTGCCCCTGCGCGCGGCGCTGCTGCATGCTGAATTGATGGGTGATCCGGGGAGCAGCCGACAATTTCGCCGGGATCAGGCGTTGGTTCTCCTGGTATCGCCCTATGAACATTTGCAGTCAGATCGGGATGGGCCAATAACGCTTCTCCGGAGGAGTCGCGACGAGCAAATGCTTCGTTCAGCGCTCTCAAAGGTCAGAGCGGAGGGGCCCCTGGAGCCCCTGACAGCCGACGCCAAGAGACTCGCGAATCGAGATGGTAACCCAAGCTCATTGACTCGAGAGGCTCTCCTTGTCCTGCGCTATGCGGCACAACTCTTGGGCGCAGGCGAGGCCCAGCGCGCTGCGGTCCATGTCATGGCGTTCGCTGAACTGGTCGCAGGCGGTGAATATGTGGCGTCGGCTCGGTGGGAGAGCCGGTCCCTGCTCGAGGTGGCCGCCTGGAGTGCGGTCCTAGCGCTCGGCGAGGTCGCTGGCGACCTATCCGACATTATGTTGCGCCTCTTGGCAAGGGCGCAGCGCCCGAATGAATCAGACGCGTTGTTCGCCCAGCGCTTGCCCTCCGCGATCGCTGCGGTGGACTGGGAACGGTTGGACCCTGACGTGCGTAACCGGTGGCTCGAGTGGGTGGAGTCACAGTTGCATGAGCAGGACACCGTGGACAGTTTGGCGAGCAACATCCTGGACTCAACTCCGTGGATGCTTGCCAACCTTTCTCCCTCTCTTCGCAGCGACCTATTGGAGCGACGTGAGGGTTTGCGCTTTGCAGCTCTCGTAATTGATACTGTGCGAAGCGCCACGGCGTTCCCCATCGACGCGCATATCACCGACCGATCGGTTGCGATCCTGCGAGATGATCTTGATCGTCTGTTGATCGATGCTCGAAACGGCAGCTTCAGTTTCGGAGGGTATTCTCCAGTCGGCATGGCGGCCAGCGGAATTGTTGACGCGGGATGGTCAAAACTTTGGCCCGCCTTGCTTCGTACACTACGTTCCGAGAACGTGCTGATGCAGCAAAAGGAGCCGGCTCTTCATTATCTCGCATCGAATAGCCATAAGATATCTGCGCGGCGTGCTGTTCAGCTTCGGAAGATCTGTTTCGCGATGGTGGACCTCGATACTCCCGACTTGACATTTGAGCGTTCGTCGTCCCCGCCCCATCCGTCGTGCGTAGCTCTATTGTGGTCGTTGCGGTCGCGCACGCAAGACAAGCACTCGATTGACGAGCAGGTGTTTCGAGTCGCGGCTCACGCGGACGCGCGCGCACGGCGAGTGGCCGCCAGGATGCTTGGGGATACACACGAAGCGGCCGCACCGGCATGGATGCCCTTACTACTAGTGCAATTGGCAGGGGATGATGACGCCACAGTCCGGGCAGAGGCAGCCTTGTCGCTCGGCCGAACTGTCCGTACTCAACGGCAGTGGCAAGAGACCCTGACGCGAGCCCTCGTACCGCTGCTCACAGATAACAGCATCCTGGTCCCACTTGCGGCACTACGTGGGTTATCTCATCCTTCCGCTTTAGCGCCCTTGCACGACGAGAGTCTGTCGCAAGCAGTTATAGCGGCAGAAGCGCACCCGGCTGCGGTCGTGAGACGCGAAGCCGGAACTGCTGCACAAGCCCTTACGGCCCTCCAAGGACGCAGCAGGGAATGA
- a CDS encoding YfbU family protein encodes MERDMAVLNIRVEDRVRDQLKEMADDQGVTLSEFVRDLLMEAVVPVYQREVEHGEESAPESMPIIDRQVLSLLHRILARVLPEDANDVDGDRDYQLKRAHILEAGYSGEYWYEVAGFNTELSKRDCGRVSDILQMFRVITYSVEHLKEEGSPVDDKLAIQLEFQGFDHNDALEGHMAGYVDFLMRGDRWTELKPQLKRNDNGNSHSRVLDTYLRMLSEYRRIMDGRERGHGRLGYLLSREELKQIADARVHPSNRRHSQ; translated from the coding sequence ATGGAGCGCGACATGGCTGTTTTGAACATCCGAGTGGAAGACCGAGTCCGCGATCAACTCAAGGAGATGGCGGACGACCAGGGGGTCACGCTCAGCGAGTTTGTCCGAGACCTACTCATGGAAGCAGTCGTCCCGGTCTACCAACGGGAAGTTGAGCACGGAGAGGAGTCCGCACCGGAAAGCATGCCGATCATCGATCGGCAGGTGCTCTCCCTCCTGCATCGCATCCTCGCACGGGTACTGCCGGAGGACGCTAATGACGTCGATGGCGATCGTGACTACCAGCTCAAGCGCGCGCACATCCTTGAGGCCGGCTACTCAGGCGAGTACTGGTACGAGGTTGCCGGGTTCAACACCGAACTCTCGAAGAGGGACTGCGGGCGGGTCTCGGACATCCTGCAGATGTTCCGGGTTATCACCTACAGCGTCGAGCACCTCAAGGAGGAGGGGAGTCCCGTCGATGACAAGCTTGCGATCCAACTCGAGTTCCAGGGCTTCGACCACAACGATGCGCTGGAAGGCCACATGGCGGGCTACGTCGACTTCCTCATGCGAGGCGATCGCTGGACCGAATTGAAGCCCCAGCTGAAGCGAAACGACAACGGCAACTCACACTCGCGCGTGCTCGATACCTATCTACGGATGCTGTCCGAGTACCGCCGAATCATGGACGGCCGCGAGCGCGGCCATGGCCGCCTGGGCTACCTCCTGTCACGGGAGGAACTGAAGCAGATCGCCGATGCGCGCGTTCACCCCTCGAATCGCCGCCACTCCCAATAG